The following coding sequences are from one Novipirellula caenicola window:
- a CDS encoding AAA domain-containing protein: protein MEEAFPECESNDNAAQDDLFRPARFASELDLPSGDEPLLKDAATAIRQEFRDCSKWKRLRCRRVSLFAERDRGVVCVIHLGSSVEFDWTWEGAKAFRPKSFDDDASDFAYEQADVDDSVDWSGEILEVDERNGCLFISLDNPEAIPTTGSFFVRPFEFLSVLDAVYNAAEYAEIRCLLPGRLNATQGDVHPTISTPSNVGLSPLQTWWQHAWSILWGPPGTGKTYTTGQQIAAVLEDDSERILVVSTTNRASDAAALSIGHAARERSADALAEGRLLRIGKGASLKSFAAAELEWMLQGTESEVLYKIDDLAHQLRQFDSWEDKALTRKQIGELRAKGNDRSRRLFVDPDVDVVVATAFKATSFLRDDTIIKILESGDAPFTTIFIDEAGLISRTAVAALSLLASRRVVLVGDSKQLAPISRISRILPTRQQTWLASSGLSHLDQLTATPTAVHVLTEQRRMHPDVCQVVSEFQYDGMLQTAEETKERPSLIPAMLRNHSRAIWYVLDEEPTDLASIRAQRGAGNKSWIRSITSRVLQKIFVDPEMRTANGLFVSPYKAQAHAIEKQFAAWDLANWEASTVHSQQGSEADIVIFDTVNAGSYNWPYDEWKRLVNVALSRSREAVIVLASRSEMDEPYLKPLKLHLTPSVLKPHGDAFGWEKVSRTNQGFHAAGNATTVAESRPNYQTSSNANRSMGHQVANRKGMMPILSEEQQRLTQLNLDGKPRLVRGVAGSGKSIVLCNWLAKTVKRFEGSNDLRIWAVYANRSLHKLLRESIESAWENLCKGELFPQQPFPWDKVHLLHVKDVLSGMLPNVALSMDSFDFDYDRAAEQFLSRQDASELLPRCSALFIDEAQDMGPSVLKLLLSVVEQTDPQDTNSRSAHIFYDNAQNIYGRKTPKWSEFGLDMRGRSTIMRESFRSTAPIAELAVNVLQRLTPRDQRQDQNELLSMGLLDRTERNGLEWLNVRFNQIEGPKPIFHPFDHRTAEIEAITTHLKYLIQQEGISPSDICLLYNGKSVVSLLQEKLAPKLAEIGVELSVQTNRPFERNANTLIVTTSHSYKGYESEVVMIPCVDQFVTAGGDILARNLYVAMTRARSLLALYCTRTGSAASGRLCRTIEHCVKAMNTTPEIEISTSAGEDQQDVLDRIGHEHRQWLADLWNRFEIHQEPITDNDGTLLAEPLFWFEHQDGKFACFADDSVTEQQPKVPNTEQIMVLKPGSKLV, encoded by the coding sequence ATGGAAGAAGCGTTTCCGGAATGCGAGTCGAATGACAATGCGGCACAGGATGACCTGTTTCGTCCCGCTCGCTTTGCGTCCGAGCTTGATTTGCCGTCCGGCGACGAGCCGCTGCTGAAGGATGCGGCGACGGCGATTCGCCAAGAATTCCGCGATTGCTCGAAATGGAAACGGCTGCGTTGCCGCCGTGTCAGCCTCTTTGCCGAACGCGATCGCGGGGTGGTGTGCGTGATCCATTTGGGCAGCTCGGTCGAGTTCGATTGGACTTGGGAAGGTGCCAAGGCATTTCGTCCGAAATCCTTTGATGACGACGCCTCGGATTTTGCGTATGAACAGGCCGATGTGGACGACAGCGTCGATTGGTCGGGCGAAATCTTGGAGGTCGATGAACGCAACGGTTGTCTCTTTATTAGTTTGGATAATCCCGAAGCGATCCCCACAACAGGATCCTTTTTCGTCCGTCCGTTCGAGTTTCTGTCGGTCTTGGACGCCGTCTACAATGCGGCCGAGTACGCTGAAATTCGATGTCTGCTGCCAGGTCGTTTGAATGCCACCCAAGGTGATGTTCATCCGACCATCTCAACCCCATCCAACGTCGGTTTGTCACCGCTGCAAACCTGGTGGCAACATGCTTGGTCGATTCTGTGGGGACCGCCGGGCACCGGCAAAACCTATACGACCGGACAACAGATTGCCGCGGTGTTGGAAGATGACAGCGAGCGGATCCTCGTCGTTTCGACCACCAATCGCGCCTCCGATGCAGCGGCGTTGTCGATCGGCCACGCCGCTCGCGAGCGATCCGCTGATGCGCTGGCCGAAGGGCGATTGTTACGCATCGGCAAGGGAGCCTCGCTGAAATCGTTTGCGGCGGCGGAACTCGAATGGATGCTACAAGGCACCGAATCCGAGGTGCTTTACAAAATCGATGATCTCGCCCACCAGCTGCGGCAATTCGACAGCTGGGAAGACAAGGCACTGACTCGCAAACAGATCGGTGAATTGCGAGCCAAGGGAAACGACCGCAGCCGACGTCTGTTTGTCGATCCTGATGTCGATGTGGTGGTTGCGACCGCCTTCAAAGCCACAAGCTTTTTGCGGGATGACACGATCATCAAAATCTTGGAATCAGGCGATGCTCCGTTTACGACCATCTTCATTGACGAGGCGGGACTGATCTCGCGAACGGCCGTCGCGGCGCTTTCGCTGCTGGCCTCGCGACGCGTTGTCTTGGTCGGCGACTCGAAACAGCTTGCGCCGATCAGCCGTATCTCGCGAATCCTGCCCACCCGCCAACAGACGTGGTTAGCCAGCAGTGGGCTCAGCCATCTCGATCAGTTAACCGCTACTCCCACCGCCGTACATGTGTTAACCGAACAGCGACGCATGCATCCCGATGTGTGCCAGGTCGTTTCCGAATTCCAGTACGACGGAATGCTGCAAACCGCCGAAGAGACCAAAGAACGACCTTCGCTAATTCCAGCGATGCTCCGCAATCATTCGCGAGCGATCTGGTACGTACTCGATGAAGAGCCCACCGATCTAGCGTCCATTCGTGCCCAGCGAGGGGCGGGCAACAAGAGCTGGATACGATCAATCACGTCGCGAGTGCTGCAAAAGATCTTTGTCGATCCTGAAATGCGGACCGCCAACGGTCTGTTCGTCTCTCCCTACAAAGCCCAAGCACACGCGATCGAAAAGCAGTTCGCTGCGTGGGATTTAGCAAACTGGGAAGCGTCGACGGTTCACAGCCAACAGGGTTCCGAAGCCGACATCGTGATCTTCGATACCGTCAATGCGGGCAGCTACAATTGGCCCTACGACGAATGGAAACGGCTTGTCAATGTCGCCCTCAGCCGGTCTCGCGAAGCCGTCATCGTGTTGGCCAGTCGCAGTGAAATGGACGAACCGTATCTAAAACCGCTAAAACTGCATCTGACCCCCAGCGTGCTGAAACCCCATGGTGATGCGTTCGGCTGGGAAAAAGTCAGCCGAACGAATCAGGGTTTTCATGCTGCGGGCAACGCCACGACCGTTGCCGAGTCGCGTCCCAATTATCAGACATCTTCAAATGCGAATCGCAGCATGGGACACCAAGTGGCCAACCGCAAAGGAATGATGCCAATCCTTTCCGAAGAACAGCAGCGGCTGACCCAATTGAATCTCGACGGTAAACCGAGATTGGTTCGTGGGGTGGCGGGCAGCGGGAAATCGATCGTCCTTTGTAACTGGCTTGCCAAGACCGTCAAGCGATTCGAAGGCAGCAACGATCTTCGCATCTGGGCCGTCTACGCCAACCGGTCGCTGCACAAATTGCTTCGCGAATCGATCGAATCGGCGTGGGAAAACCTGTGCAAAGGAGAACTGTTTCCACAGCAACCATTTCCTTGGGACAAAGTGCATCTGTTGCATGTCAAGGACGTGTTGTCAGGAATGCTTCCCAATGTCGCGTTGTCGATGGATAGTTTTGACTTTGATTATGACCGGGCTGCGGAACAGTTTTTGAGTCGTCAAGATGCGTCTGAGCTGTTGCCGCGGTGTTCGGCACTGTTTATCGACGAGGCTCAAGACATGGGGCCATCGGTATTGAAATTGTTGTTATCGGTCGTCGAGCAAACGGACCCGCAAGACACCAACAGCCGCTCGGCTCACATTTTCTACGACAACGCTCAGAACATCTACGGACGAAAAACGCCAAAATGGTCCGAGTTTGGGCTCGATATGCGAGGCCGCAGTACGATCATGCGAGAAAGCTTTCGCTCCACCGCTCCGATCGCCGAACTCGCTGTCAACGTGTTGCAACGTTTAACCCCGCGAGACCAACGCCAAGACCAGAACGAGTTGTTGAGCATGGGGTTGTTAGATCGAACCGAACGCAACGGCTTGGAATGGTTGAACGTTCGATTCAATCAGATCGAAGGTCCCAAGCCAATCTTTCATCCATTTGATCATCGAACCGCCGAGATCGAGGCGATTACGACTCATTTGAAGTACCTGATCCAACAGGAAGGAATCTCACCGAGCGACATTTGTTTGTTGTACAACGGCAAATCGGTCGTTTCCTTGTTGCAAGAAAAACTGGCGCCCAAGTTAGCCGAAATCGGCGTCGAGTTATCGGTTCAAACCAACCGTCCGTTCGAGCGGAATGCCAACACGTTGATCGTGACGACCTCGCACTCTTACAAAGGCTACGAATCCGAAGTCGTCATGATCCCCTGTGTCGACCAATTCGTTACCGCCGGCGGTGACATTCTCGCTCGCAATCTTTATGTCGCGATGACGCGAGCCCGATCGTTGTTGGCGTTGTACTGTACCCGCACCGGTTCGGCCGCTTCGGGGCGGTTGTGCCGAACGATTGAACACTGCGTCAAAGCGATGAATACGACGCCGGAGATCGAGATATCGACCAGTGCCGGAGAGGACCAACAGGACGTCTTGGACCGCATCGGACATGAACATCGCCAATGGCTGGCCGATCTATGGAATCGTTTTGAGATTCACCAAGAACCCATCACCGACAACGACGGCACGTTGTTGGCGGAACCGCTGTTTTGGTTTGAACACCAAGACGGCAAATTCGCCTGCTTTGCGGATGATTCTGTGACTGAACAGCAACCCAAGGTGCCCAACACCGAGCAGATCATGGTGTTAAAACCTGGTTCGAAGCTGGTTTAG
- a CDS encoding MFS transporter, with product MANVIHPAQMIRTPAAMPLNASLWAVRALFCLNGFLYATWATRIPAIQSQFQLSNGTLGLALMVVAAGAVVAMPCAGWLCSRVGSRRIAAISLAIYLIGLPTIPLMPGLVTLIAALFIFGVGHGMLDVSMNVQALEVERRMNQQINSSIHALWSIGGLAGALAGSLIAISGVNVQWHFILVTAAFATATQPIISRLLHDRVENDHAANDKPLRRSNPTTANDRHGNAASQQTSLPHPGRASRNATLVLGVIAFCVMAGEGAMADWSAVLLHQTLGIGEGIAAMGYATFAIAMAMGRFAGDRFSAWLGPVKQVRVCALIALIGVLIVVTSHHVVVALIGFTLIGAGLATIVPAVFSACGKLPGSSPGVALATVSTIGYFGFLLGPPLIGLLSEWVSLRVALSSLAGTMLVTIALASATRPHRQ from the coding sequence ATGGCGAACGTCATCCATCCAGCTCAAATGATCCGTACGCCTGCGGCGATGCCGTTAAACGCTTCGCTGTGGGCGGTGCGTGCGCTGTTCTGTTTGAACGGATTTTTGTACGCGACCTGGGCAACGCGAATTCCCGCGATTCAATCTCAGTTTCAACTTTCCAATGGAACGCTGGGGCTTGCGTTGATGGTCGTAGCGGCCGGGGCCGTGGTCGCGATGCCTTGCGCGGGCTGGCTTTGTTCGCGAGTGGGCAGTCGGCGGATCGCTGCGATCAGCCTCGCGATTTATCTAATCGGGCTGCCGACGATCCCGCTGATGCCCGGTTTGGTCACGTTGATCGCTGCGTTATTCATTTTTGGCGTCGGTCATGGCATGTTGGATGTTTCCATGAATGTTCAAGCGCTCGAAGTCGAGCGACGCATGAACCAGCAGATCAATTCGTCGATCCACGCGTTGTGGAGTATCGGAGGATTGGCAGGTGCGTTGGCGGGCAGTTTAATCGCCATCAGCGGTGTGAACGTGCAGTGGCATTTCATCCTGGTCACAGCGGCGTTTGCCACCGCCACCCAGCCGATCATTTCCCGTCTGTTACACGACCGCGTCGAAAACGATCACGCTGCGAACGACAAACCTCTGCGGCGATCCAATCCGACGACGGCGAACGACCGACATGGCAATGCGGCAAGTCAGCAAACGAGTTTGCCGCACCCGGGTCGTGCCTCGCGAAACGCGACGCTCGTGCTAGGCGTGATTGCGTTTTGTGTGATGGCAGGCGAAGGCGCGATGGCCGATTGGAGTGCGGTGCTGCTGCATCAAACACTTGGCATTGGCGAAGGCATCGCCGCGATGGGGTATGCGACCTTCGCGATCGCCATGGCGATGGGGCGATTTGCCGGAGACCGTTTTTCGGCATGGCTAGGGCCGGTCAAACAGGTGCGAGTATGTGCGTTGATTGCACTGATCGGTGTTCTGATCGTGGTAACATCTCATCACGTTGTCGTGGCGCTGATTGGATTCACGTTGATCGGAGCAGGCCTTGCCACGATCGTTCCCGCGGTCTTCAGCGCTTGCGGGAAACTGCCGGGCAGTTCCCCCGGAGTCGCGTTGGCGACGGTTTCCACGATCGGCTACTTCGGATTTCTGCTTGGACCACCTCTGATTGGGCTGTTGTCCGAATGGGTCAGCCTGCGAGTGGCACTTAGCAGCTTGGCGGGAACGATGTTGGTCACGATCGCGCTGGCGTCCGCGACGCGGCCGCATCGCCAATAG
- a CDS encoding HAD-IB family phosphatase: protein MHQTISVERSFNSHSILDDLVEPKSPSRRKHYLIASDFDQTLSFNDTGVELSAMLGLADFEAKVKGLANSHLVQQGGELTYLLLHDPDYRQVRREHLWEAGKRIRLKKNLAPLMELLQQGIDGHRFTFYVVSASPEEVVRSALEGIVPPERIFGTRLNYHPETGEITSVSKLTAGYGKVTVLDKLQEQLGIPWDRIVYLGDGSSDVHVMLHLNRCDGYTIAVSENTHLAPIARRTVLSDNAFSVLIPILEDVIGWSDRSQIRELFEQHGLDVQGWEKTQVDRLAIVATVNETASAPLHAV, encoded by the coding sequence ATGCACCAGACCATCTCGGTTGAACGTTCGTTCAACTCACATTCAATCCTCGACGATTTGGTGGAACCAAAATCGCCCTCGCGGAGGAAACACTATCTGATCGCCAGCGACTTTGATCAGACGCTTAGCTTCAACGACACCGGAGTCGAACTCAGCGCGATGTTGGGGCTCGCGGACTTTGAAGCGAAGGTGAAGGGTTTGGCCAATTCGCACCTCGTCCAACAGGGCGGCGAATTGACTTACCTGTTGCTGCACGATCCCGATTATCGCCAAGTCCGCCGCGAACATTTGTGGGAAGCAGGCAAGCGGATTCGTTTGAAAAAGAATCTGGCTCCGCTGATGGAGCTGCTGCAGCAAGGAATCGATGGACATCGCTTCACATTTTATGTGGTGTCCGCATCGCCCGAAGAAGTCGTTCGTTCGGCGCTCGAAGGCATCGTGCCACCGGAACGTATTTTCGGAACGCGGCTGAATTACCATCCCGAAACGGGCGAGATCACGTCGGTGTCAAAATTGACCGCCGGCTATGGCAAGGTCACCGTGTTGGACAAGTTGCAAGAACAGCTTGGTATTCCTTGGGACCGGATCGTCTATCTCGGTGATGGCAGCTCGGATGTTCACGTCATGCTGCACCTGAACCGCTGTGACGGCTACACGATCGCGGTATCGGAAAACACCCATTTGGCGCCGATCGCTCGACGCACGGTACTGAGCGACAACGCGTTTAGTGTGTTGATCCCGATCCTCGAAGACGTCATCGGATGGTCCGATCGATCCCAGATTCGCGAACTGTTTGAACAACACGGGCTCGACGTCCAAGGCTGGGAGAAAACCCAAGTCGATCGATTGGCGATCGTTGCCACCGTGAATGAAACCGCGAGTGCTCCGCTACATGCGGTCTAA
- a CDS encoding GntR family transcriptional regulator, which yields MADPKYKQIAQELMAEITAGKYQPTGRLPSEAQLVKRFDVSRPTAALALRQLQDQGLVVRRAGSGSFVRQHPGRVETAQQQIGLLVPEINETEILEVICGDLARLSRLHDFSLLWSAGVDDDSDDIARTLCKPFLDQNVSGVFFAPFELHELSRELNLQITRQLRQAGVSVVLLDRDIHPFPARSEFDLVGIDNFASGYLAASHLLKLGCRRLFFLGPPMAAPTILHRIAGAREAALSYHEPEVQFDVERLQPDDEQRVKAIAAKSDAIICSNDRLAATLMQTLARIGIAVPSDIRLVGFDDVKYAQLLTVPLTTIHQPCRDIAMVAFRAMLDSIEKVVVPPRHCLLPGQLIIRESCGAYLGR from the coding sequence ATGGCCGATCCAAAATACAAGCAAATCGCGCAAGAATTAATGGCTGAAATCACAGCCGGTAAGTATCAACCAACGGGTCGATTGCCAAGCGAAGCCCAGCTTGTCAAGCGATTTGATGTGTCGCGGCCGACCGCGGCGCTGGCACTGCGACAATTGCAAGATCAGGGGCTTGTGGTTCGTCGCGCTGGTTCGGGCAGCTTCGTTCGGCAACACCCCGGTCGGGTCGAAACGGCGCAGCAACAAATCGGGCTGCTCGTCCCGGAGATCAACGAGACCGAGATACTCGAAGTGATTTGTGGCGACTTGGCGAGACTGTCTCGATTGCATGACTTCAGTTTGTTGTGGTCCGCCGGCGTCGATGATGACTCGGACGACATCGCAAGAACATTGTGCAAACCATTTCTCGACCAGAACGTCAGTGGTGTGTTTTTTGCGCCCTTTGAACTGCACGAGCTGAGTCGCGAGTTGAACTTGCAAATCACCCGACAACTGCGTCAGGCCGGAGTTTCGGTGGTCCTGCTGGATCGCGACATTCACCCCTTCCCGGCGCGTAGCGAGTTTGACTTGGTGGGGATTGATAATTTCGCCAGCGGGTACCTTGCCGCGTCACACCTCTTAAAACTGGGTTGCCGACGATTGTTTTTTCTCGGCCCTCCCATGGCGGCACCGACGATCCTGCACCGGATCGCCGGAGCTCGAGAGGCGGCGCTGAGCTACCATGAACCAGAGGTCCAGTTTGACGTCGAGCGGTTGCAGCCGGACGATGAACAAAGGGTTAAAGCGATTGCTGCGAAATCGGATGCAATCATCTGCTCGAACGACCGTTTGGCGGCGACGCTGATGCAAACGTTGGCGCGTATCGGAATTGCGGTGCCGTCGGATATCCGCTTGGTCGGGTTTGATGACGTGAAATACGCACAATTGTTGACAGTTCCGTTGACCACCATTCACCAACCGTGCCGTGACATCGCAATGGTCGCGTTTCGAGCGATGTTGGACAGTATCGAAAAGGTCGTCGTACCCCCCAGACACTGTCTGCTGCCGGGTCAATTGATCATCCGTGAATCCTGCGGTGCCTACTTGGGTCGCTGA
- a CDS encoding HAD-IIB family hydrolase — MCWTSVASTSGVQIDNIQGGMPHNTPATSRKAHNVAAVRPHADALWRITWRSPKLDGMLPNSTRLILFTDLDGCLLNKHDYDWSPAAETLQILSKRQIPVILNSSKTVAEMTQLARELGLAGKTFISENGSVIRWGDELEKGKSDSPTGEIEVIGASRDDILSVLKQLKTEYRFRSFADLGVDGVMDETQLSRDKARLAIARQGTEPLLWDDSDEQRTKFEQALCTHQLTLTRGGRFWHVAGKTSKGVAMQRVAQCLSHPDTNTLTAAIGDSPIDQSMLDQADVPIGIPTPSGLGVNIASPGIVAKQQGAAGWAEAVTQLLSRLDAAASATQNSPPLV, encoded by the coding sequence ATGTGTTGGACATCCGTCGCGTCCACCAGCGGCGTTCAGATTGACAATATTCAAGGGGGGATGCCGCATAACACGCCGGCGACATCGAGAAAGGCCCACAATGTCGCGGCTGTTCGACCGCACGCCGATGCTCTGTGGCGAATTACTTGGCGTTCGCCTAAACTTGACGGCATGCTACCGAACTCCACACGACTGATCCTGTTCACCGATCTCGATGGTTGCTTGCTTAATAAGCATGATTACGACTGGTCCCCCGCCGCAGAGACGCTGCAGATTCTAAGTAAGCGTCAGATACCTGTGATCCTGAACTCCAGCAAAACGGTGGCGGAGATGACTCAGCTGGCCCGCGAATTGGGACTCGCTGGCAAGACTTTTATCTCCGAAAACGGCTCGGTCATTCGCTGGGGTGACGAGCTGGAGAAAGGCAAATCGGATTCTCCCACGGGCGAGATCGAAGTCATTGGTGCGTCACGCGACGATATTCTCTCGGTGCTGAAGCAACTTAAGACAGAATATCGCTTTCGCTCGTTCGCTGATTTGGGTGTGGACGGCGTGATGGACGAAACTCAGCTCTCGCGAGACAAAGCTCGATTGGCAATCGCCCGCCAGGGAACCGAACCGCTGTTGTGGGACGATAGCGACGAACAGCGAACAAAGTTTGAACAAGCCTTGTGCACTCACCAGCTGACATTAACCCGTGGTGGACGTTTCTGGCACGTCGCCGGAAAAACGAGCAAGGGCGTGGCGATGCAGCGAGTTGCCCAGTGTTTGTCACACCCCGATACCAACACGTTGACGGCCGCGATCGGAGACAGTCCGATTGATCAAAGCATGTTGGACCAAGCGGACGTGCCGATTGGCATTCCGACACCGTCCGGGCTTGGGGTCAACATCGCGTCACCTGGCATCGTGGCAAAACAGCAAGGCGCAGCGGGCTGGGCCGAAGCGGTTACTCAATTGCTGTCGCGACTGGATGCCGCGGCATCCGCGACACAAAATTCTCCTCCCCTTGTCTAA
- a CDS encoding glycosyl transferase, with product MADFAQNGIIGTLHNLRNRSTEELEAELVEFSAETPMSLLLPCLFSELEGPAMGPIVEELAKIPYLSEIIIGLDRANEEQFHAARRFFDKLPQNYVVLWNDGTRLRHVDAALQAEGISPIEPGKGRNVWYCLGYFLASGKSKAVALHDCDILTYDRSLPARLLYPLAHPSFNYLFCKGYYYRAANGQLNGRVFRLLVIPLIRALKTVLGRVEYLDYMGSFRYALSGEFSMRSEVVTSLRIPSDWGLEIGTLSEMYRNCSLNRICQADVADAYDHKHQVVSEDDRSGGLHRMANDICKAFIRKLAVEGIVISNSMLRTLKACYYRTALDVVDHYHNDAVMSGLNMDRHREEATVELFSRVLVAAGDDFLNRPDESPFIPNWSRVTSALPDIYDMLLGAVEADNA from the coding sequence ATGGCTGACTTCGCTCAAAACGGCATCATTGGAACGCTGCACAATCTGCGGAATCGTTCCACCGAAGAACTCGAAGCGGAGCTGGTCGAGTTTTCAGCAGAGACACCGATGTCGTTGCTGTTACCGTGCCTGTTTTCCGAACTCGAAGGCCCGGCGATGGGTCCGATCGTCGAAGAATTGGCGAAGATTCCCTACTTGAGTGAAATCATCATTGGGCTGGACCGAGCCAATGAAGAACAATTTCACGCCGCCCGACGATTCTTTGACAAACTGCCGCAGAACTATGTCGTGCTTTGGAATGACGGAACGCGACTGCGGCACGTGGACGCGGCACTACAAGCCGAAGGAATCTCGCCGATTGAACCGGGCAAAGGACGTAACGTATGGTACTGCTTGGGCTATTTTCTGGCCTCAGGAAAATCCAAAGCGGTCGCGCTGCACGACTGTGATATCCTGACCTACGATCGGTCGCTGCCCGCTCGATTGTTGTATCCATTGGCTCATCCGTCGTTTAACTATCTGTTTTGCAAAGGCTATTACTATCGAGCCGCTAACGGACAACTCAATGGTCGTGTGTTCCGGCTGCTGGTGATTCCGTTGATCCGAGCACTCAAAACGGTGCTTGGTCGTGTGGAATACCTCGACTACATGGGCAGTTTTCGCTACGCCTTGTCGGGCGAATTTTCGATGCGGTCTGAAGTCGTCACCTCGCTGCGGATTCCCAGCGACTGGGGACTCGAAATTGGCACGCTCTCGGAAATGTATCGCAACTGTAGCTTGAATCGGATTTGCCAAGCGGATGTCGCGGACGCCTATGATCACAAACATCAAGTGGTCTCGGAAGACGATCGAAGCGGCGGATTGCACCGGATGGCGAATGACATCTGCAAAGCCTTCATTCGCAAACTAGCCGTCGAAGGCATCGTGATCAGCAACAGCATGCTGCGAACTCTGAAAGCGTGTTACTACCGTACCGCACTCGATGTGGTCGATCATTATCACAACGATGCCGTGATGAGTGGATTGAACATGGATCGTCATCGCGAGGAAGCCACGGTCGAACTGTTCAGCCGCGTGTTGGTTGCTGCCGGAGACGATTTCTTGAATCGTCCCGACGAAAGTCCTTTCATTCCCAATTGGTCACGCGTGACCAGTGCGCTGCCGGACATTTACGACATGCTGTTGGGGGCGGTAGAAGCCGACAACGCCTGA
- a CDS encoding sugar phosphorylase: MDPSENDDSAVHSQLCQHLRFLYPNADTERLADQVIAIFDDFNSQTPLPLHQLWSQEDCLLITYGDSIIDRDTVPLETLQQFLTEHLKDSVSAVHVLPFCPFSSDDGFAVIDYNEVNPKLGDWSQISQISQRYRLMADIVINHVSSQSQWFQNYCAGVEPGASYFMEANVGDDLSAVVRPRASPLLRPTETASGLKHVWCTFSHDQIDLDFRNPQVLMEFLKIIRLYLQNGVSIFRLDAVGFLWKEPGTNCMHLPQTHEVVKLIRTLTDAFAPGTWLITETNVPNHENLTYFGNRNEAHVIYNFSLAPLLVHALLTGKTEYLKRWMMSMPPAPVGCTYLNFTASHDGIGMRPAEGLLSDEEQLQLVETVGRFGGRISTRRTADGGQRVYELNVALFDALKGTIDGEDEWQVERFLCSQTVMMGLEGIPAFYIHSLLATANDQAGVEATQHNRSINRHKWDWQELQQRLGDESSVHHQVFGELTRRMQLRRRHAPFHPNATQFTLQLSDAFFAFWRQSTDRSQSIFCVHNMTNTTQELRLSDLNLISTDAWYDAISGRRFDEQTTVLEVTPYQSLWITNR, from the coding sequence ATGGATCCTTCTGAAAACGACGACTCCGCCGTCCATTCTCAGCTTTGCCAACACCTGCGTTTTCTGTATCCCAATGCCGACACCGAGCGATTAGCGGATCAGGTGATTGCGATCTTTGATGATTTCAATTCACAGACGCCGCTTCCGCTGCATCAATTGTGGTCACAAGAGGATTGTTTGCTGATCACATACGGGGATTCGATCATCGACCGCGATACCGTTCCGCTGGAAACGCTTCAGCAGTTTCTAACGGAGCATTTGAAGGATTCCGTCTCTGCCGTTCACGTTTTGCCATTTTGTCCGTTCAGCTCTGACGACGGCTTTGCCGTGATTGACTACAACGAGGTCAATCCCAAGCTTGGCGACTGGTCCCAGATCTCGCAAATCTCGCAGCGTTATCGCTTGATGGCCGATATCGTGATCAACCATGTCTCTTCGCAAAGTCAATGGTTCCAAAATTACTGCGCCGGGGTCGAGCCGGGGGCGAGCTATTTCATGGAAGCCAATGTCGGTGACGATCTGTCCGCGGTGGTCCGACCGCGGGCTTCACCCCTGTTGCGGCCAACCGAAACCGCCAGCGGTCTAAAACATGTTTGGTGCACCTTTAGCCACGATCAGATCGATCTCGATTTCCGCAACCCTCAGGTGTTGATGGAATTCTTGAAGATCATTCGGCTGTATCTGCAGAACGGCGTCAGCATCTTTCGTTTGGATGCGGTTGGGTTTCTGTGGAAAGAACCCGGAACGAACTGCATGCACCTGCCTCAGACGCATGAGGTTGTCAAGCTGATCCGTACGCTCACCGATGCGTTCGCGCCGGGAACATGGTTGATCACCGAAACCAACGTGCCGAACCACGAGAACTTGACGTACTTCGGTAACCGCAACGAAGCTCATGTGATCTACAACTTCAGCCTCGCTCCGCTGCTGGTCCATGCACTGTTGACCGGCAAAACCGAGTACCTGAAGCGATGGATGATGAGTATGCCGCCGGCCCCGGTCGGTTGTACCTATCTGAATTTCACCGCTTCACACGATGGAATCGGCATGCGACCGGCCGAGGGTTTGTTGTCGGACGAAGAGCAATTACAGCTTGTCGAGACCGTCGGTCGTTTTGGAGGCCGAATCTCGACGCGTCGCACCGCCGACGGTGGCCAACGGGTCTACGAACTGAACGTCGCGTTGTTTGATGCACTCAAGGGGACGATTGATGGCGAAGACGAATGGCAAGTCGAGCGTTTCCTCTGTTCCCAAACCGTGATGATGGGATTGGAGGGCATTCCCGCGTTCTACATTCACAGTTTGTTAGCGACGGCGAATGACCAAGCGGGGGTCGAGGCAACGCAGCACAACCGCAGCATCAATCGGCACAAGTGGGATTGGCAGGAACTGCAGCAGCGACTCGGCGATGAGTCATCGGTTCATCACCAGGTCTTCGGAGAGCTGACTCGCCGCATGCAACTGCGTCGTCGGCACGCTCCGTTCCACCCCAACGCGACGCAGTTCACGCTGCAGTTAAGCGATGCCTTTTTTGCGTTTTGGCGTCAAAGCACCGACCGCAGCCAGAGCATTTTCTGTGTGCACAACATGACCAACACGACTCAGGAACTGCGGCTATCGGATCTGAATTTGATTTCCACCGACGCCTGGTACGACGCGATCTCAGGCCGCCGCTTCGACGAGCAAACCACGGTCTTGGAAGTGACTCCGTATCAATCGCTGTGGATCACCAACCGATAG